A single genomic interval of Megalobrama amblycephala isolate DHTTF-2021 linkage group LG17, ASM1881202v1, whole genome shotgun sequence harbors:
- the zfyve9a gene encoding zinc finger FYVE domain-containing protein 9 isoform X1, with amino-acid sequence MENYFQAEAFNLDKVLDEFEQNEDETDTPTLSDAKWTQILAPPSHLLSLNPALTHSDLSPRDSPISFKPLLDAQMSDGPSLAEVTRLEGKQGLGQQPEGRSEERPADVHSPPLPQPNIGKLVSTDGQLADLPASSSVVLENGYPASPGHSGRSDVLLANEDETSQAVTDQQSVKDTCELKMERNGTDEGSGAGHDEPGNRSPVLKNGVKIQAIKPEGGSPVHEVRMRDCNLVFPEGSNPQKGEAVLHKSVNGDGELDFERENHEGVFQNGGLVENESTGKNTWASDQEEKEKTLENDHKGIHGDSESSGAEKSLSNGLIVDLDGDAHSQPAVPSKEDSVTEEKEMEESKQECCDPVRGLESCRTGKLNNSRLQPVSIPYGGARPKQPVSLKLQIPQPLSSQVKNEFGSTGKNKNLEPQSMTGVLETSCGITESGVVRMNGEQGDGSSGLLIPSESPDNDLQAGQQGAFSKKPFSSLGEVAPVWVPDSQAPICMKCEVKFTFTKRRHHCRACGKVFCAACCSLKSRLMYMDRKEARVCVTCHRALLNAQAWENMGGGCNQSPNPNNPAEYCSTIPPLQQAQASGALSTPPPTVMVPVGVLKQPGSEGTLPREQRRVWFADGILPNGETTESSKGPPANPNPSQPVATSQSSNKSSGANASETARATGASTASPVGSSLSLIPEDGLPPILISTGVKGGTGGHITDYAVEERPSEIVLMQQLEEGGPDPLVFVLNANLLAMVKLVNYVNRKCWYMTTKGMHAVGQAEVVVLLQCLPDEKTIPKDVFSHFVQLYREALTGNVLSHLGHSFFTQSFLGSKEHGGFLYISPTFQTLQDLPLPNPPYLFGILVQKWETPWAKVFPIRLMLRLGAEYRFYPCPLFSVRFRKPLFGETGHTIMNLLADFRNYQYTLPVVKGLVVDMEVRKTCIKIPSNRYNELMKAMNKSNEHVLAMGACFNERADSHLVCVQNDDGNYQTQAISIHHQPRKVTGASFFVFSGALKASSGYLAKTSIVEDGVMVQITAETMEALRQALREMKDFSIACGKADQDENQEHVHIQWVDDDHNVNKGVISPIDGKSMESVTSVKIFHGSEYKANGKVIRWTEVFFLRSEDQTNGLSDPADHSRLAENVARAFCMALCPHLKLLKEDGMAKLGLRVTLDSDQVGYLAGSNGQPLLPQYLSDLDSALIPVIHSGACQLSEGPVVMELIFYILEIIS; translated from the exons ATGGAGAATTACTTCCAGGCTGAGGCCTTTAACCTGGACAAGGTGCTGGATGAGTTTGAACAGAATGAAG ATGAAACGGACACGCCGACTCTCTCGGATGCCAAGTGGACTCAGATTCTGGCCCCGCCATCACACCTCCTTTCCCTGAATCCAGCACTGACCCACTCTGACCTCAGCCCAAGGGACAGCCCTATCAGCTTCAAGCCTCTTCTGGATGCCCAGATGTCAGATGGCCCCTCTTTGGCTGAGGTCACCAGGTTAGAGGGGAAACAGGGACTGGGGCAACAGCCAGAGGGCAGGAGTGAAGAACGGCCAGCAGATGTTCATAGTCCCCCTCTGCCCCAGCCCAACATTGGCAAGCTGGTGAGCACTGATGGGCAGTTGGCAGACTTGCCAGCCTCCAGCAGCGTGGTGCTGGAAAACGGCTATCCAGCTAGTCCTGGACATAGCGGCCGGTCTGACGTCCTTCTAGCCAATGAAGATGAGACAAGTCAAGCTGTTACAGATCAGCAAAGTGTTAAGGACACTTGTGAGCTTAAGATGGAGCGGAATGGTACTGATGAGGGAAGTGGTGCTGGTCATGATGAACCTGGGAATAGGTCACCTGTTTTAAAGAATGGTGTTAAGATACAGGCAATCAAGCCTGAAGGTGGTTCACCTGTCCATGAGGTCAGAATGAGGGACTGTAATCTGGTATTTCCAGAAGGAAGTAATCCCCAGAAAGGGGAAGCAGTATTGCACAAATCAGTGAATGGTGACGGAGAACTGGATTTTGAGAGGGAGAATCATGAGGGTGTCTTTCAGAATGGTGGACTGGTCGAGAATGAAAGTACAGGGAAAAATACCTGGGCGTCAGATcaggaagagaaagagaaaacacTAGAGAATGACCACAAAGGGATTCACGGAGACTCTGAATCATCAGGGGCGGAGAAGTCCCTGTCCAATGGTCTGATTGTGGACCTTGATGGAGATGCACACAGTCAGCCAGCAGTCCCTTCAAAGGAGGACTCTGTGACGGAAGAAAAAGAGATGGAGGAGAGCAAACAAGAGTGTTGTGATCCAGTTCGAGGACTGGAATCTTGCAGAACTGGCAAACTCAACAACAGCCGGCTACAGCCTGTCAGCATTCCCTACGGTGGTGCCCGCCCAAAACAGCCTGTCAGTCTGAAGCTGCAGATTCCCCAGCCTCTCTCGAGCCAAGTTAAGAATGAATTTGGCTCTACTGGCAAGAACAAGAACCTGGAGCCACAGAGTATGACAGGAGTCCTTGAGACATCTTGTGGAATAACCGAGTCTGGGGTTGTTCGAATGAATGGAGAGCAAGGAGATGGCTCTTCAGGCTTACTCATCCCATCTGAGAGTCCAGACAATGATCTCCAGGCAGGCCAGCAGGGAGCCTTCTCTAAGAAACCCTTCAGCTCCTTGGGGGAAGTGGCTCCTGTTTGGGTTCCTGACTCCCAAGCACCCATTTGCATGAAGTGCGAGGTCAAGTTCACTTTCACTAAAAGAAGACATCACTGTCGGGCTTGTGGCAAG GTGTTCTGTGCTGCTTGTTGTAGTCTGAAAAGCAGGCTGATGTACATGGACAGGAAAGAAGCAAGGGTTTGTGTTACCTGCCACCGTGCACTCTTGAATG CTCAAGCATGGGAGAACATGGGAGGTGGTTGCAACCAGAGTCCAAATCCCAACAACCCAGCTGAGTACTGCTCCACAATTCCCCCTCTGCAGCAAGCCCAGGCATCAGGAGCACTCAGCACCCCACCACCAACAGTCATGGTGCCTGTTGGTGTCCTTAAACAACCAGGGTCTGAAG GTACTCTTCCTCGAGAGCAAAGAAGGGTTTGGTTTGCTGACGGTATTCTACCCAACGGGGAAACTACAGAGTCTTCTAAAGGGCCGCCGGCAAACCCCAACCCCTCACAGCCTGTGGCAACATCCCAAAGCTCAAACAAATCCTCAGGAGCCAATGCTTCTGAG ACGGCCCGTGCCACTGGAGCCTCGACCGCCAGCCCTGTGGGCAGCTCTCTCAGTCTGATCCCAGAGGACGGACTTCCTCCCATCCTCATCTCCACAGGCGTCAAAGGAGGTACGGGAGGCCACATCACAG ACTATGCTGTGGAGGAAAGACCTTCTGAGATTGTGCTGATGCAGCAGCTTGAGGAGGGTGGCCCTGATCCCCTCGTGTTTGTCCTCAATGCCAACCTGCTGGCCATGGTCAAACTGGTCAATT ATGTAAATAGGAAGTGCTGGTATATGACTACAAAGGGTATGCATGCCGTGGGCCAGGCCGAGGTTGTAGTGCTTCTACAGTGCCTCCCTGATGAGAAAACCATTCCCAAGGACGTCTTCAGCCACTTCGTCCAGCTGTACCGGGAGGCTCTCACAG GAAATGTGTTAAGTCACCTGGGCCACTCCTTCTTCACTCAGAGCTTCCTGGGCAGCAAGGAGCATGGCGGCTTCCTTTACATCAGCCCCACCTTCCAGACCCTGCAGGACCTTCCGTTGCCTAACCCACCCTACCTCTTTGGTATCCTGGTGCAGAAGTGGGAGACCCCCTGGGCTAAGGTCTTTCCCATCCGACTCATGCTCCGCCTAGGGGCGGAATACCGAT TCTACCCCTGCCCACTGTTTAGCGTTCGCTTCAGAAAACCCCTTTTTGGAGAAACCGGTCATACCATCATGAACTTGCTGGCA GACTTCAGAAATTACCAGTACACATTGCCGGTGGTGAAGGGGCTGGTGGTGGACATGGAAGTGCGGAAAACGTGCATCAAGATACCCAGTAACCGTTACAATGAG CTCATGAAGGCAATGAATAAGTCCAACGAGCATGTGCTGGCAATGGGCGCATGCTTCAATGAGCGGGCGGATTCCCATCTTGTCTGTGTTCAGAACGATGATGGTAACTACCAGACGCAGGCCATCAGTATTCATCACCAGCCTCGCAAAG TGACTGGTGCCTCCTTCTTTGTGTTCAGCGGGGCTTTGAAGGCTTCATCGGGCTACTTGGCTAAGACCAGCATTGTGGAAG ATGGCGTGATGGTGCAGATTACAGCTGAAACGATGGAGGCCTTACGGCAAGCCCTGAGAGAGATGAAAGATTTCAGTATTGCCTGTGGGAAAGCTGATCAGGATGAGAACCAGGAACACGTCCATATCCAGTGGGTTGATGATGACCACAACGTCAACAAGGG AGTGATCAGCCCCATTGATGGGAAATCCATGGAGTCAGTCACCAGCGTTAAGATCTTCCATGGCTCGGAGTATAAAGCCAATGGGAAAGTCATCCGTTGGACAGAG GTGTTCTTCCTACGGAGCGAGGACCAGACCAATGGCCTGAGTGATCCTGCAGACCACAGCCGACTCGCCGAGAATGTGGCAAGGGCTTTCTGCATGGCCCTGTGCCCTCACCTCAAACTTCTCAAAGAGGACGGCATGGCCAAACTGGGCCTGCGGGTTACTTTGGACTCTGATCAG GTGGGCTACCTAGCAGGCAGTAACGGTCAGCCACTGCtcccccagtacctgagcgatcTAGACAGCGCCCTCATCCCAGTGATCCACAGTGGGGCCTGCCAGCTAAGTGAGGGGCCTGTGGTGATGGAGCTCATCTTCTACATCCTGGAGATCATCTCTTAA
- the zfyve9a gene encoding zinc finger FYVE domain-containing protein 9 isoform X2 yields the protein MENYFQAEAFNLDKVLDEFEQNEDETDTPTLSDAKWTQILAPPSHLLSLNPALTHSDLSPRDSPISFKPLLDAQMSDGPSLAEVTRLEGKQGLGQQPEGRSEERPADVHSPPLPQPNIGKLVSTDGQLADLPASSSVVLENGYPASPGHSGRSDVLLANEDETSQAVTDQQSVKDTCELKMERNGTDEGSGAGHDEPGNRSPVLKNGVKIQAIKPEGGSPVHEVRMRDCNLVFPEGSNPQKGEAVLHKSVNGDGELDFERENHEGVFQNGGLVENESTGKNTWASDQEEKEKTLENDHKGIHGDSESSGAEKSLSNGLIVDLDGDAHSQPAVPSKEDSVTEEKEMEESKQECCDPVRGLESCRTGKLNNSRLQPVSIPYGGARPKQPVSLKLQIPQPLSSQVKNEFGSTGKNKNLEPQSMTGVLETSCGITESGVVRMNGEQGDGSSGLLIPSESPDNDLQAGQQGAFSKKPFSSLGEVAPVWVPDSQAPICMKCEVKFTFTKRRHHCRACGKVFCAACCSLKSRLMYMDRKEARVCVTCHRALLNAQAWENMGGGCNQSPNPNNPAEYCSTIPPLQQAQASGALSTPPPTVMVPVGVLKQPGSEGTLPREQRRVWFADGILPNGETTESSKGPPANPNPSQPVATSQSSNKSSGANASETARATGASTASPVGSSLSLIPEDGLPPILISTGVKGDYAVEERPSEIVLMQQLEEGGPDPLVFVLNANLLAMVKLVNYVNRKCWYMTTKGMHAVGQAEVVVLLQCLPDEKTIPKDVFSHFVQLYREALTGNVLSHLGHSFFTQSFLGSKEHGGFLYISPTFQTLQDLPLPNPPYLFGILVQKWETPWAKVFPIRLMLRLGAEYRFYPCPLFSVRFRKPLFGETGHTIMNLLADFRNYQYTLPVVKGLVVDMEVRKTCIKIPSNRYNELMKAMNKSNEHVLAMGACFNERADSHLVCVQNDDGNYQTQAISIHHQPRKVTGASFFVFSGALKASSGYLAKTSIVEDGVMVQITAETMEALRQALREMKDFSIACGKADQDENQEHVHIQWVDDDHNVNKGVISPIDGKSMESVTSVKIFHGSEYKANGKVIRWTEVFFLRSEDQTNGLSDPADHSRLAENVARAFCMALCPHLKLLKEDGMAKLGLRVTLDSDQVGYLAGSNGQPLLPQYLSDLDSALIPVIHSGACQLSEGPVVMELIFYILEIIS from the exons ATGGAGAATTACTTCCAGGCTGAGGCCTTTAACCTGGACAAGGTGCTGGATGAGTTTGAACAGAATGAAG ATGAAACGGACACGCCGACTCTCTCGGATGCCAAGTGGACTCAGATTCTGGCCCCGCCATCACACCTCCTTTCCCTGAATCCAGCACTGACCCACTCTGACCTCAGCCCAAGGGACAGCCCTATCAGCTTCAAGCCTCTTCTGGATGCCCAGATGTCAGATGGCCCCTCTTTGGCTGAGGTCACCAGGTTAGAGGGGAAACAGGGACTGGGGCAACAGCCAGAGGGCAGGAGTGAAGAACGGCCAGCAGATGTTCATAGTCCCCCTCTGCCCCAGCCCAACATTGGCAAGCTGGTGAGCACTGATGGGCAGTTGGCAGACTTGCCAGCCTCCAGCAGCGTGGTGCTGGAAAACGGCTATCCAGCTAGTCCTGGACATAGCGGCCGGTCTGACGTCCTTCTAGCCAATGAAGATGAGACAAGTCAAGCTGTTACAGATCAGCAAAGTGTTAAGGACACTTGTGAGCTTAAGATGGAGCGGAATGGTACTGATGAGGGAAGTGGTGCTGGTCATGATGAACCTGGGAATAGGTCACCTGTTTTAAAGAATGGTGTTAAGATACAGGCAATCAAGCCTGAAGGTGGTTCACCTGTCCATGAGGTCAGAATGAGGGACTGTAATCTGGTATTTCCAGAAGGAAGTAATCCCCAGAAAGGGGAAGCAGTATTGCACAAATCAGTGAATGGTGACGGAGAACTGGATTTTGAGAGGGAGAATCATGAGGGTGTCTTTCAGAATGGTGGACTGGTCGAGAATGAAAGTACAGGGAAAAATACCTGGGCGTCAGATcaggaagagaaagagaaaacacTAGAGAATGACCACAAAGGGATTCACGGAGACTCTGAATCATCAGGGGCGGAGAAGTCCCTGTCCAATGGTCTGATTGTGGACCTTGATGGAGATGCACACAGTCAGCCAGCAGTCCCTTCAAAGGAGGACTCTGTGACGGAAGAAAAAGAGATGGAGGAGAGCAAACAAGAGTGTTGTGATCCAGTTCGAGGACTGGAATCTTGCAGAACTGGCAAACTCAACAACAGCCGGCTACAGCCTGTCAGCATTCCCTACGGTGGTGCCCGCCCAAAACAGCCTGTCAGTCTGAAGCTGCAGATTCCCCAGCCTCTCTCGAGCCAAGTTAAGAATGAATTTGGCTCTACTGGCAAGAACAAGAACCTGGAGCCACAGAGTATGACAGGAGTCCTTGAGACATCTTGTGGAATAACCGAGTCTGGGGTTGTTCGAATGAATGGAGAGCAAGGAGATGGCTCTTCAGGCTTACTCATCCCATCTGAGAGTCCAGACAATGATCTCCAGGCAGGCCAGCAGGGAGCCTTCTCTAAGAAACCCTTCAGCTCCTTGGGGGAAGTGGCTCCTGTTTGGGTTCCTGACTCCCAAGCACCCATTTGCATGAAGTGCGAGGTCAAGTTCACTTTCACTAAAAGAAGACATCACTGTCGGGCTTGTGGCAAG GTGTTCTGTGCTGCTTGTTGTAGTCTGAAAAGCAGGCTGATGTACATGGACAGGAAAGAAGCAAGGGTTTGTGTTACCTGCCACCGTGCACTCTTGAATG CTCAAGCATGGGAGAACATGGGAGGTGGTTGCAACCAGAGTCCAAATCCCAACAACCCAGCTGAGTACTGCTCCACAATTCCCCCTCTGCAGCAAGCCCAGGCATCAGGAGCACTCAGCACCCCACCACCAACAGTCATGGTGCCTGTTGGTGTCCTTAAACAACCAGGGTCTGAAG GTACTCTTCCTCGAGAGCAAAGAAGGGTTTGGTTTGCTGACGGTATTCTACCCAACGGGGAAACTACAGAGTCTTCTAAAGGGCCGCCGGCAAACCCCAACCCCTCACAGCCTGTGGCAACATCCCAAAGCTCAAACAAATCCTCAGGAGCCAATGCTTCTGAG ACGGCCCGTGCCACTGGAGCCTCGACCGCCAGCCCTGTGGGCAGCTCTCTCAGTCTGATCCCAGAGGACGGACTTCCTCCCATCCTCATCTCCACAGGCGTCAAAGGAG ACTATGCTGTGGAGGAAAGACCTTCTGAGATTGTGCTGATGCAGCAGCTTGAGGAGGGTGGCCCTGATCCCCTCGTGTTTGTCCTCAATGCCAACCTGCTGGCCATGGTCAAACTGGTCAATT ATGTAAATAGGAAGTGCTGGTATATGACTACAAAGGGTATGCATGCCGTGGGCCAGGCCGAGGTTGTAGTGCTTCTACAGTGCCTCCCTGATGAGAAAACCATTCCCAAGGACGTCTTCAGCCACTTCGTCCAGCTGTACCGGGAGGCTCTCACAG GAAATGTGTTAAGTCACCTGGGCCACTCCTTCTTCACTCAGAGCTTCCTGGGCAGCAAGGAGCATGGCGGCTTCCTTTACATCAGCCCCACCTTCCAGACCCTGCAGGACCTTCCGTTGCCTAACCCACCCTACCTCTTTGGTATCCTGGTGCAGAAGTGGGAGACCCCCTGGGCTAAGGTCTTTCCCATCCGACTCATGCTCCGCCTAGGGGCGGAATACCGAT TCTACCCCTGCCCACTGTTTAGCGTTCGCTTCAGAAAACCCCTTTTTGGAGAAACCGGTCATACCATCATGAACTTGCTGGCA GACTTCAGAAATTACCAGTACACATTGCCGGTGGTGAAGGGGCTGGTGGTGGACATGGAAGTGCGGAAAACGTGCATCAAGATACCCAGTAACCGTTACAATGAG CTCATGAAGGCAATGAATAAGTCCAACGAGCATGTGCTGGCAATGGGCGCATGCTTCAATGAGCGGGCGGATTCCCATCTTGTCTGTGTTCAGAACGATGATGGTAACTACCAGACGCAGGCCATCAGTATTCATCACCAGCCTCGCAAAG TGACTGGTGCCTCCTTCTTTGTGTTCAGCGGGGCTTTGAAGGCTTCATCGGGCTACTTGGCTAAGACCAGCATTGTGGAAG ATGGCGTGATGGTGCAGATTACAGCTGAAACGATGGAGGCCTTACGGCAAGCCCTGAGAGAGATGAAAGATTTCAGTATTGCCTGTGGGAAAGCTGATCAGGATGAGAACCAGGAACACGTCCATATCCAGTGGGTTGATGATGACCACAACGTCAACAAGGG AGTGATCAGCCCCATTGATGGGAAATCCATGGAGTCAGTCACCAGCGTTAAGATCTTCCATGGCTCGGAGTATAAAGCCAATGGGAAAGTCATCCGTTGGACAGAG GTGTTCTTCCTACGGAGCGAGGACCAGACCAATGGCCTGAGTGATCCTGCAGACCACAGCCGACTCGCCGAGAATGTGGCAAGGGCTTTCTGCATGGCCCTGTGCCCTCACCTCAAACTTCTCAAAGAGGACGGCATGGCCAAACTGGGCCTGCGGGTTACTTTGGACTCTGATCAG GTGGGCTACCTAGCAGGCAGTAACGGTCAGCCACTGCtcccccagtacctgagcgatcTAGACAGCGCCCTCATCCCAGTGATCCACAGTGGGGCCTGCCAGCTAAGTGAGGGGCCTGTGGTGATGGAGCTCATCTTCTACATCCTGGAGATCATCTCTTAA